One Mercurialis annua linkage group LG3, ddMerAnnu1.2, whole genome shotgun sequence DNA window includes the following coding sequences:
- the LOC126672648 gene encoding uncharacterized protein LOC126672648: MLNRDEINDIFVRVDKIRNMLNKLQSDIQADPFNSDLQDEERALSKHFHKMLSWEENILRQESKMMWIKLGDYNTKFYHRLFKQRQARKRIVKINNAYGNVVDDPELSFAEEKDNLNAPFDDKEIRATMFGINGDKAPWPDGFGSAFFKKSWSKIISASQSGFVTGKNIFDNILLTHELVRNYHKNKGNSCALNIDLHKAYDTIKTVKYSIQINGEVSGYFDGGRGLRQGDPISPLIFVLCIDYLLRSPVINTRRDLLAKMPTLQRGQIFRFANVLSASLCFGNFRNAQITPKTH, from the exons ATGCTTAACAGAGATGAAATCAATGATATCTTTGTGAGAGTTGACAAGATCAGGAACATGTTAAACAAACTGCAATCTGATATTCAGGCTGACCCTTTTAACTCTGACCTCCAGGATGAAGAGAGAGCTCTTTCTAAGCATTTCCATAAAATGCTTAGCTGGGAAGAAAATATCCTAAGGCAAGAGTCCAAAATGATGTGGATTAAGTTGGGAGACTATAATACTAAGTTCTATCATAGATTATTCAAGCAAAGACAGGCAAGGAAAAGGATTGTGAAGATCAATAATGCATATGGAAATGTTGTTGATGACCCTGAGCTCTCCTTTGCAGAAGAGAA AGATAATTTAAATGCTCCTTTTGATGATAAGGAGATTAGAGCAACTATGTTTGGCATTAATGGTGACAAGGCTCCATGGCCTGATGGTTTTGGGAGTGCTTTTTTCAAGAAATCTTGGA GCAAAATTATTAGTGCTAGCCAGTCTGGTTTTGTTACAggcaaaaatatttttgataatatcCTCTTGACTCATGAGTTAGTCAGAAACTATCATAAGAATAAGGGTAATTCTTGTGCTCTGAATATTGATTTACATAAAGCTTATGATACCATTAA AACTGTGAAGTATTCTATTCAGATAAATGGGGAAGTGTCTGGCTATTTTGATGGGGGAAGGGGGCTTAGGCAGGGTGATCCCATATCCCCTCTGATTTTTGTCTTGTGTATAGACTACCTCTTAAGGTCTCCTGTCATCAACACTAGAAGGGATTTGTTGGCTAaaatgccaactt tgcagcggggtcAGATTTTTAGGTTTGCGAATGTGCTTTCGGCGTCTCTTTGCTTCGGAAACTTTCGGAATGCTCAAATTACACCCAAAACTCATTAA